The DNA window CGGTTGCGATTGAAGTCATCATGATCCTGTCCATTGCAGCGATCATGCTGGGCATGTTGAATGGTCAGAAAGTTCGTACGACCGGTATCGGCGGCGACATGATCGCCAAGCCCGGCACTACGTCGAACCTGATCGGCGTCAGCGGCGCGCCCGCATCGGCAAAGGTGCAAGGCGTACTGGAGAAGCTGCCTCATGTAAAGGTTGCCGCACCCGTATATATCCAGCTCACCGCCAGCGGATCTCTGGAGAACATCTACGGGATCAATTACGAAAGCTTTAATGCGCTGCGGCCATTTGTCTTTAAGGAAGGCGGCCCATTCAACGGTCCGAACAGCATCATCATCGATGATGTTGCGGCATCAGCAGGCAATGGGCTGCACCCCGGCGACCAGACGAAGCTGCTGGGACGGATGTTTACGATCTCCGGCGTTGTGGAGCACGGCAAGGGCGGGCGTAAGTTCATCCCGCTTGAGACGATGAACGCAATCAACGGGACCGAGAATCGCTGCAGCGTCTTCTACATAAAGACGGACGATGCACCACGCTGGCAAAGTGCCGTGAAGGACGAGATTCGTGGGACGGACGGCCTGCAGCAATGGGATGTACAAACACTCGAGGAGTTCCTAAGCCAGCTCACACCGGAAAAGTATCCGGGCTTTAACATCGGCCTGCGCACGGTGATCGGGATCGCAGTCGTCATCGGCTTCCTTGTCATCTTCCAGTCGATGTATACGGCCGTGATGGAGCGCACACGTGAGATCGGCATTCTGAAGTCATTGGGAGCATCGCGCACGTACATTGTCAGTATTGTCCTGCGTGAGTCCGGTCTGCTGGCCGTCTGCGGCATTATCCTTGGTGTCTCCGCAACTTACGGTCTGCGCGCCCTTCTGCATGTGAAGACACCGCAGCTTGAGTTTGCTGTGACACCGTCATGGGTCCTGACTGCTGTCATCATTGCACTGGTCGGTGCGACTCTAGGTGCCCTGTACCCTGCTCTGAAGGCAGCGGCGAAAGACCCCATCGATGCGCTGGCTTACGAATAGAGACCTCTGTCTTGCCTGAAAACGAAAGCGGCCGCGTGTGCGGCCGCTTTCGTTTGTTCTGTCAGTTGTTTTGGCAGTCTAGGACTTCGTTACAAATGCGTGGCGATGGGATGCGAGTTCACGGTCGTATTCGAAGTGGACCTTGTACCGCAGGAAGCGCGATTCAAAGTAGTCATAGCTGATCTTGGAAACCAGGAAGGTGACTATGAAGTTTGTTGACAATGCAACGATGCCGGCCAGCGCCATCGAGTGGAACTTTGCGGCACACCAGACGAGGAATTCAATCCAGACCCAGCGGAAGAGCAGGTGGTAGATGTAAAAGCCGTAACTGTACTTGCCCAGGATGCGCAACGGTTTCAGGTTGAAGATGCGATAGGCGGGACTACCTACACGCAAGGTGCTTCCGATCAGTCCCGCAAAGGCGAGCGCGATGAAGGTGAGGCCGGGAATTAACCGCCAGGGCGAGTCGTATTCCGGCGATAGAACAAAGACGGAGATGGAAGCCGCGGCTCCAGCGAGGAAAACCCACTTGCAACTCCGTTGTATGCGGTCCGCATTCGGACCACGGAGCAGGAGTGCGAGCATGCCGCCGATGAGCAAAGCATCCATGCGGAAGGGAAGTGTGCGGATGATCCATCGCTCCGCTACCATTGGTCCCTGCCAGGCAACTTCCGCAGCGCGTAATGCGATGGCGATCAGAGAGATCGTCACACCCGCAATGAAGATGTTGCGGCGCTTGCGAAGGAGGAAGACGGCGATGGGCCACAACATATAGAACTGCTCTTCCACGCAAAGCGACCAGAAATGGCCGATGTTGGCCAGCAGCATATGGCTGCGCTGCGACTCAATCGAGTAATAGGAAAAGTCATAATTTCCGAGGAAGTTTCCCATGTAGATGAGGAAGAGCGCGTGTCCCCAGTGCCATTGGTAGAGAACGATCGGAGTCAGCAGTAGTAATACCGCGAAGACGAGATAGTAGATGGGGAAGATGCGGAGACTGCGGCGCGCAAAGAAGCGGAAGAAGTAGCGGCTGTCGCCCAGCGTGTCGTACAGGATTCCAGTGATGAGAAAACCGGAGAGCACGAAGAAGAGGTCGACACCAAATCCTCCGTAGCCGCGCAGAAGATTGATGAGGTTGAGAATTTTTCCGCCGTGAGAGCCGCCACCGTAGTGGTCGGCAAAGACGGCGCAAATGGCGAGAGCACGAAGACCATCCAGAGCCGGAAAGCGCGTGCGGAAATCGATGGGGGCGAAGTGGCGTGCCGACTGCTGTGTCTGAGACATGTATGGGTATCCGGTAATGGGTGTAGCGTAGCACGCGCATTGCCGTGGTCTGGTGAGCTCGGTGCTACTGTCTGTTGGATGTGGAGTGATGGCTCTAAAATGAGGAGATAGATACATTGTCCGGATATTTGCCGTGTTTGTAACGGCGTGGTGAGTGGGCGCGCGGAAGAGAGAACGGATGCAACTGGCAGAGGGACGGTATGGCGGGAAGAAGGTGCTGATTGTGCCAGCACTGCTTCTTCTTATGGCGGCCGGGTTCTGGGGATTGCACCTGGTGCATCTGCACGCGGATTTTCCGAATCGTTCGCCCTGGGTGGACTGGGCCAAGTACACCGATGAGGGCTGGTATGGCGATGCGGCCATCCGGCATTATCTGCGTGGAACGTGGCGGCTGCCGGGCGACTTCAATCCTGCGGCGGCGCTGCCGGTGTGGCCGCTGCTGGAGGGGTTGGTCTTTCGCTTCGCTGGCGTGGGAATTGTGGCCGCCCGCGCGCTGACAGTGTTTGTGTTTGCCGCGGTGCTGGTGTGTTCGTTTCTGTTGCTGCGGCATGAAGCGCGCGAGGGCGAGCCGAAACACCTGCGGTGGATCTTTACTGCTGCTGCCGTGTTGCTGATGGCGACCAGCCCGTTTCTATATGTGTTTACGCGGATGGCGATCCTGGAGCCGTTGCTGGTGTTGCTGATGCTGCTGTCGTTGCTGGCGGCGCAGGCGATTCGAAGCGCTCCCACGGAAAGACAGCGTGTGGTGCTGGCAATTGTGGTGGGTGTGCTGGTGTCGCTGATGATCGGCACGAAGACGACCGCGGTGTTTCTGTTGCCGTCAATCGCGTACATGCTGGCGGATGCAGCGATGTGGCAGCGACGGCGGATATTGCGCATGGCCGCGGTGACGGGCGGCACGGTTGTTGTGTTGTGGGGCGGTTACGTTCTGTGGCTGGTGTCTCACGGCTATTGGAATGATTTCCTCTACTTGTTTGCAGCAAACAATACAACGATTGCAGGGTTGCCCTTCTGGGAGACGGTCGGCAACACACTGAAAAACGGCGTGTGGATGGGGTCGCTGCTGTATCCGCTGGCGATTGCGCTGGTGGTGCTGGCTGGGTTCCACAAGAAGACGTGGTGCGACCCGCTATTTGTGTCGTTGCTGTTGTGGGTGTCGGGGTATCTCTTCTTCCTGGCATATCACGCGAATATGCAGCCGCGGTATTACGTGGTGGTGGCGGTGCCGCTGACACTGCTGATGGCGCGTGCGGCTCTGCATGTGACGGCGTGGCACCCGTCGGCGTCGTTGGCATTTGCTTCGCTGCTGGTCTTGCTGGTGGGGCGCGAGGCGCATCTGACGTTGAGCTATGTGCGACATCCGGAGTACACGTACCAGACGGCGGCGGACCGGATTGAGCGCATTGTGGAGTCCGATCCGACGCATAGTCACACGGTACTGTCGATTTCGGGGAGTGATCTGTCGTTGATGACAGGGTTGCCGAGCATCTGCGATGACTTTGGCACGATGGACCTGGAAGACCGCATTGCGGCGTACAAGCCGGGGTGGTTCGTGTCGTGGAACTCTATCGAGGATGACAAGATGGAGGCTCTGAGCAAGTTCTACCTGCTGACCCGCGTGGCGGAATTCCCGGCGATGGATGATCCGGACCGGAACGTCATGATTGTCTACCGGCTGGATGCCAAGGACGGGGTGACGCCGCAGCGGAAACATAAGCAGGAAAAGGCGTTGCCGGTTTCGCCGGGATAGCGCAAATTGGGGGAGTATCTTTGTTGACTCCTGTTCGGATACCGGATATTCTAGGAACTCGCGCAGACTTGCGTCTGCATGCCTGTGCCCTTTTGGGCATTTGGGGATGCGGAGGCGGTGACGCGGTGGATCCTGCGGACGTCGGCTCTCGGAAGAAAGTCGTTTGATCATCGGAGCAGGTGGCCTGAAAACATCCGGGCTGCGGCAGGCGAAGATTTAGTTCCGGCACAGCACCCACTCGCATTCAGCGGAAATAGCCC is part of the Terriglobus sp. RCC_193 genome and encodes:
- a CDS encoding ArnT family glycosyltransferase, producing the protein MQLAEGRYGGKKVLIVPALLLLMAAGFWGLHLVHLHADFPNRSPWVDWAKYTDEGWYGDAAIRHYLRGTWRLPGDFNPAAALPVWPLLEGLVFRFAGVGIVAARALTVFVFAAVLVCSFLLLRHEAREGEPKHLRWIFTAAAVLLMATSPFLYVFTRMAILEPLLVLLMLLSLLAAQAIRSAPTERQRVVLAIVVGVLVSLMIGTKTTAVFLLPSIAYMLADAAMWQRRRILRMAAVTGGTVVVLWGGYVLWLVSHGYWNDFLYLFAANNTTIAGLPFWETVGNTLKNGVWMGSLLYPLAIALVVLAGFHKKTWCDPLFVSLLLWVSGYLFFLAYHANMQPRYYVVVAVPLTLLMARAALHVTAWHPSASLAFASLLVLLVGREAHLTLSYVRHPEYTYQTAADRIERIVESDPTHSHTVLSISGSDLSLMTGLPSICDDFGTMDLEDRIAAYKPGWFVSWNSIEDDKMEALSKFYLLTRVAEFPAMDDPDRNVMIVYRLDAKDGVTPQRKHKQEKALPVSPG
- a CDS encoding acyltransferase family protein — encoded protein: MSQTQQSARHFAPIDFRTRFPALDGLRALAICAVFADHYGGGSHGGKILNLINLLRGYGGFGVDLFFVLSGFLITGILYDTLGDSRYFFRFFARRSLRIFPIYYLVFAVLLLLTPIVLYQWHWGHALFLIYMGNFLGNYDFSYYSIESQRSHMLLANIGHFWSLCVEEQFYMLWPIAVFLLRKRRNIFIAGVTISLIAIALRAAEVAWQGPMVAERWIIRTLPFRMDALLIGGMLALLLRGPNADRIQRSCKWVFLAGAAASISVFVLSPEYDSPWRLIPGLTFIALAFAGLIGSTLRVGSPAYRIFNLKPLRILGKYSYGFYIYHLLFRWVWIEFLVWCAAKFHSMALAGIVALSTNFIVTFLVSKISYDYFESRFLRYKVHFEYDRELASHRHAFVTKS
- a CDS encoding ABC transporter permease, which translates into the protein MNKLVVGNLVHRPLRSLISALAVAIEVIMILSIAAIMLGMLNGQKVRTTGIGGDMIAKPGTTSNLIGVSGAPASAKVQGVLEKLPHVKVAAPVYIQLTASGSLENIYGINYESFNALRPFVFKEGGPFNGPNSIIIDDVAASAGNGLHPGDQTKLLGRMFTISGVVEHGKGGRKFIPLETMNAINGTENRCSVFYIKTDDAPRWQSAVKDEIRGTDGLQQWDVQTLEEFLSQLTPEKYPGFNIGLRTVIGIAVVIGFLVIFQSMYTAVMERTREIGILKSLGASRTYIVSIVLRESGLLAVCGIILGVSATYGLRALLHVKTPQLEFAVTPSWVLTAVIIALVGATLGALYPALKAAAKDPIDALAYE